One Bradyrhizobium sp. CCGB12 genomic window carries:
- a CDS encoding metallophosphoesterase encodes MSGHDHGEDGVSRRKVLECMTWAGTGVLWTISGGVPRSLGIIDSAQAATAAAPGMTFLQISDSHVGFDKPANPNALGTLEEAVNKINAMPAKPSFMIHTGDITHLSKAAEFDNAERIISQSKLDVHYVPGEHDFLDEEVKFYRERYGRGTKGAGWYSFDAGGVHFIGLVNVVDLKAGGLGNLGAEQLAWLQDDLRGKSKSTPIVLFAHIPLWTVYPEWGWGTEDGGRALEYVKGFGSVTVLNGHIHQVMQKVEGNVTFHTARSTAFPQPAPGAAPSPGPMKVEDARLRSMLGVASVDFKQNEQRLAIIDTPLQG; translated from the coding sequence ATGAGCGGACACGATCACGGCGAAGACGGCGTCAGCCGCCGCAAAGTGCTGGAGTGCATGACCTGGGCCGGCACGGGGGTGCTCTGGACCATCAGCGGCGGCGTGCCGCGCTCGCTCGGCATCATCGATTCCGCGCAAGCCGCAACTGCGGCCGCGCCCGGCATGACCTTCCTCCAGATCAGCGACAGCCATGTCGGCTTCGACAAGCCGGCCAATCCCAACGCGCTCGGCACGCTGGAGGAAGCGGTCAACAAGATCAACGCGATGCCGGCCAAGCCTTCCTTCATGATCCACACCGGCGACATCACGCATCTGTCGAAGGCCGCCGAGTTCGACAATGCCGAGCGCATCATCTCGCAGAGCAAGCTCGACGTGCACTACGTGCCAGGCGAGCATGATTTCCTCGACGAGGAGGTGAAGTTCTATCGCGAGCGCTATGGCCGCGGCACCAAGGGTGCGGGATGGTACTCGTTTGACGCCGGCGGTGTGCACTTCATCGGCCTCGTCAACGTCGTCGACCTCAAGGCCGGCGGCCTCGGCAATCTCGGCGCGGAGCAACTTGCCTGGCTCCAGGACGATCTGCGCGGCAAATCCAAGTCGACGCCGATCGTGCTGTTCGCCCACATCCCGCTCTGGACCGTCTACCCGGAATGGGGCTGGGGCACCGAGGATGGCGGCCGCGCACTCGAATACGTCAAGGGGTTCGGCTCGGTCACCGTGCTGAACGGTCACATTCATCAGGTGATGCAGAAGGTCGAGGGCAACGTCACCTTCCACACCGCGCGCTCGACCGCCTTCCCGCAGCCCGCGCCGGGCGCCGCCCCCTCGCCCGGACCGATGAAGGTCGAGGATGCAAGGCTGCGCTCGATGCTCGGAGTTGCCAGCGTCGACTTCAAGCAGAACGAGCAGCGGCTCGCGATCATCGACACGCCGCTGCAGGGCTGA
- a CDS encoding DUF2147 domain-containing protein — protein sequence MRLALYTGIILAGGYTCLTPALAADPTGDWRVADGVANIRVAQCNGSMWGAVSWEKQPGGRDENNPDASKKNRPTLGMATLIDMKKKPGVDQWEGQVYNAKDGQLYSATITPAGSDQLEIKGCVMGFLCGGETWTRVGPPIPLSPANAMAKGAPKSSGAAPKAQGTTGATAPAPGSPKPTAAKPGQKNAADAVGDICLLPEIAGFAH from the coding sequence ATGCGTTTAGCCCTTTACACCGGAATAATACTGGCTGGCGGTTACACCTGTCTGACCCCGGCGCTCGCCGCTGACCCCACCGGCGACTGGCGGGTCGCCGATGGCGTCGCCAACATCCGTGTCGCCCAATGCAATGGCAGCATGTGGGGCGCGGTTTCCTGGGAAAAACAGCCCGGCGGCCGCGACGAGAACAACCCGGATGCTTCAAAAAAGAACAGGCCGACGCTGGGCATGGCGACCCTGATCGACATGAAGAAGAAGCCCGGCGTCGATCAGTGGGAAGGGCAGGTCTACAACGCCAAGGACGGCCAGCTCTATAGCGCGACCATCACGCCTGCTGGTTCTGACCAGCTCGAAATCAAGGGCTGCGTGATGGGCTTTCTCTGCGGCGGTGAGACCTGGACCCGCGTTGGCCCGCCGATCCCCCTAAGCCCCGCCAACGCCATGGCCAAGGGCGCGCCGAAGTCCTCCGGCGCGGCGCCGAAAGCCCAGGGAACGACGGGCGCCACGGCGCCTGCACCCGGCTCCCCGAAACCCACCGCCGCGAAGCCCGGTCAGAAGAACGCCGCCGACGCCGTCGGCGACATTTGCCTACTCCCTGAGATTGCGGGGTTTGCCCATTAG
- the ispH gene encoding 4-hydroxy-3-methylbut-2-enyl diphosphate reductase, which translates to MEVYLAQPRGFCAGVVRAIEIVERALEKYGPPVYVRHEIVHNKYVVESLKNKGAIFVEELSEVPPKAVTVFSAHGVARSVEEEAAARDLPVLNATCPLVTKVHNQGKRYITKGRTLILIGHAGHPEVEGTMGQVPAPVLLVQSVEEVNALTLPADTPVAYITQTTLSVDDTRDIIAALQARFTDIQGPDIRDICYATQNRQSAVRDLSKLVDVILVVGAANSSNSNRLREIGTEAGVASYLIADGSELNPEWLKDARTVGVTAGASAPEVLVDDVIEAMRRIGPVQVSVLPGREENIEFRLPAQLAAS; encoded by the coding sequence ATGGAAGTTTATCTGGCGCAGCCGCGCGGCTTCTGCGCGGGCGTGGTGCGTGCGATCGAGATCGTGGAACGGGCCCTGGAGAAGTACGGCCCGCCCGTCTACGTGCGCCACGAGATCGTGCACAACAAATACGTCGTCGAGAGCCTGAAGAACAAGGGCGCGATCTTCGTCGAGGAATTGTCCGAAGTGCCGCCGAAGGCCGTGACGGTCTTCAGCGCCCATGGTGTCGCCCGCAGCGTCGAGGAAGAGGCTGCCGCGCGCGACCTTCCGGTGCTCAATGCCACCTGCCCGCTGGTCACGAAAGTTCACAATCAGGGGAAGCGCTACATCACCAAGGGCCGCACCCTGATCCTGATCGGCCATGCCGGCCACCCCGAGGTCGAGGGCACGATGGGCCAGGTTCCCGCCCCCGTGCTGCTTGTTCAAAGCGTTGAAGAGGTTAACGCACTGACGCTGCCCGCAGATACGCCAGTGGCCTACATCACGCAGACCACCCTGTCGGTCGACGACACCCGGGACATCATCGCCGCCCTCCAGGCCCGCTTTACAGATATTCAAGGTCCGGATATCCGGGATATCTGCTATGCGACACAGAACCGCCAATCTGCGGTAAGGGATTTGAGCAAGCTGGTCGACGTGATCCTGGTGGTGGGCGCTGCCAACAGCTCGAACTCGAACCGGCTCCGCGAAATCGGCACCGAAGCCGGCGTCGCGAGTTATTTGATTGCCGACGGCAGCGAGCTCAATCCGGAGTGGTTGAAAGATGCCAGAACCGTCGGCGTCACGGCCGGCGCTTCGGCGCCCGAGGTACTTGTGGATGACGTGATCGAAGCGATGCGGCGAATCGGACCAGTCCAGGTCTCCGTGCTGCCGGGCCGCGAGGAAAACATCGAATTCCGGCTTCCGGCCCAACTGGCTGCGAGCTGA
- a CDS encoding alpha/beta fold hydrolase: MINQRRFSIGPSDAEIAMLQWGESGKPPALLVHGTGFVADVWDEVARDLASTYTVYALDRRGHGASHKPGSYHFLDFAADVCRVIDALDLRDIYGIGHSAGATDLLLAARLLPGRFTRLFVMEPTIMDPRAARAGGLDDDSIARVEGALRRRAEFDSTEAVFERYRTSPTFVDWTETSLRAYVRHGFVPLGDGRVRLSCMPETEAAMLRPIYEAMAQVYVGDARGNPFTGLPEIDCPVRVATAAKSGPVYKLMAARAVSLIPRVSTLVFEGAGHCVAQEMPAAVVQAVREFAE; this comes from the coding sequence ATGATCAATCAACGCCGCTTTTCAATCGGTCCCTCCGACGCAGAGATCGCCATGCTGCAGTGGGGCGAGAGCGGGAAGCCGCCCGCCCTGCTCGTGCACGGGACCGGTTTCGTCGCCGACGTCTGGGACGAGGTCGCGCGCGATCTGGCATCGACCTACACCGTCTATGCGCTCGACCGCCGAGGCCATGGCGCCAGCCACAAGCCCGGCAGCTATCATTTCCTCGACTTTGCCGCCGACGTCTGCCGGGTGATCGATGCGCTCGATCTGCGCGACATCTATGGCATCGGCCACAGCGCGGGCGCGACCGATCTTCTGCTCGCGGCAAGGCTCCTGCCCGGACGTTTCACGCGCCTGTTCGTGATGGAGCCGACCATCATGGATCCGCGCGCGGCGCGCGCCGGAGGATTGGACGACGACTCCATCGCCCGCGTCGAGGGCGCGCTGCGCCGTCGGGCCGAGTTCGATAGCACTGAGGCCGTGTTCGAACGCTACCGCACATCGCCGACATTTGTGGATTGGACCGAGACCTCGCTGCGGGCCTATGTGCGCCATGGCTTCGTGCCGCTCGGCGATGGCCGGGTACGGCTCAGCTGCATGCCGGAGACCGAGGCGGCGATGCTGCGTCCGATCTACGAAGCGATGGCGCAGGTTTATGTCGGCGATGCCCGCGGCAATCCGTTTACCGGGCTCCCCGAGATCGACTGCCCGGTGCGCGTCGCAACCGCGGCGAAGTCGGGGCCGGTTTACAAGCTGATGGCCGCACGGGCCGTGTCGCTGATCCCGCGCGTAAGTACGCTGGTGTTCGAGGGCGCCGGGCATTGCGTGGCGCAGGAAATGCCGGCGGCCGTGGTGCAGGCCGTAAGGGAGTTCGCGGAATAG
- the hpnH gene encoding adenosyl-hopene transferase HpnH, which produces MAIPFFKEMRIGGYLLKQKLLGRKRYPLVLMLEPLFRCNLACVGCGKIDYPDAILNRRMTAQECWDAADECGAPMVAIPGGEPLIHKEIGEIVRGLVERKKFVSLCTNALLLEKKLDLFTPSPYLFFSVHLDGLKDHHDKAVSQKGVFDRAVSAIKAAKARGFTVNVNATIFDGHPAEEIAKFLDLTVELGVGVSMSPGYAYERAPDQEHFLNRTKTKKLFRDVFAMGKGKKWNFMHSGLFLDFLAGNQEYECTPWGMPARNIFGWQKPCYLLGEGYAKTFKELMDTTDWETYGTGKYEKCADCMAHCGYEPTAATAALNNPLKAMWVSLRGIKTSGPMAPEIDMSKQRPAQYIFSEQVQKKLSEIRKDEAAAAQAKAAQKASTAA; this is translated from the coding sequence ATGGCCATCCCCTTCTTCAAGGAAATGCGTATCGGCGGCTATTTGCTCAAGCAGAAACTGCTTGGCCGCAAGCGCTATCCGCTCGTGCTGATGCTGGAGCCGCTGTTTCGCTGCAACCTCGCCTGCGTCGGCTGCGGCAAGATCGATTATCCCGATGCGATCCTCAACCGCCGCATGACGGCGCAGGAGTGCTGGGACGCCGCCGACGAATGTGGCGCGCCGATGGTCGCCATTCCCGGCGGCGAGCCGCTGATCCACAAGGAGATCGGCGAGATCGTGCGCGGCCTCGTGGAGCGCAAGAAGTTCGTCTCGCTCTGCACCAACGCGCTGCTGCTCGAGAAGAAGCTCGACCTGTTCACGCCCTCGCCTTACCTGTTCTTCTCCGTGCATCTCGACGGCCTGAAGGACCATCACGACAAGGCGGTGTCGCAGAAGGGCGTGTTCGACCGCGCGGTGTCCGCGATCAAGGCGGCCAAGGCGCGCGGCTTCACCGTCAACGTCAATGCCACCATCTTCGACGGCCACCCGGCCGAGGAGATCGCAAAATTCCTCGACCTCACCGTCGAGCTCGGCGTCGGCGTCTCGATGTCGCCGGGTTACGCCTATGAGCGCGCGCCGGACCAGGAGCACTTCCTCAACCGCACCAAGACCAAGAAGCTGTTCCGCGACGTCTTCGCGATGGGCAAGGGCAAGAAGTGGAACTTCATGCATTCCGGCCTGTTCCTGGACTTCCTCGCCGGCAACCAGGAATACGAGTGCACGCCCTGGGGCATGCCCGCGCGCAACATTTTTGGCTGGCAGAAGCCCTGTTACCTCCTCGGTGAAGGCTATGCCAAGACCTTCAAGGAGCTGATGGACACCACCGACTGGGAAACCTACGGCACCGGCAAGTACGAGAAGTGCGCCGACTGTATGGCCCATTGCGGCTACGAGCCGACGGCGGCGACCGCCGCGCTCAACAACCCGCTGAAGGCGATGTGGGTGTCGCTGCGCGGCATCAAGACCTCCGGCCCGATGGCGCCGGAGATCGACATGTCCAAGCAGCGCCCGGCGCAGTACATCTTCTCGGAGCAGGTCCAGAAGAAGCTCTCCGAGATCCGCAAGGACGAAGCCGCCGCCGCGCAGGCGAAGGCCGCGCAGAAGGCTTCGACGGCCGCGTAA
- a CDS encoding MMPL family transporter codes for MLQSVVVAIVRACTRFATLVVVLGLLLAVGAGYYAARHFAINTDINSLISQNLDWRKRDQQFDKAFDQNETILAVVEARTPEMTSAAADALYARLKDDKTNFQSMQQLGSGEFFEKNGLLFLPTEEVGKITGQFESAAPLIEIMAGDPSIRGLTGALETGLAGVKRGQVKLDNTERPFNLIAQTVETVLNKGNASFSWRELVSDEPLKDSDKRAFIEFKPILDYNALEPGKDATDAIRKAAADLDFPTKYQARVRLTGPVPIANEEYATVQEGAVVNGIGTVLVVLLILWLALHSAKIIFAVFINLFVGLAITTAAGLMMVGSFNLLSIAFAVLFVGLGVDFGIQYSVRYRSERYKHNDLSGALVLAAKRSAVPLSLAAMATAAGFLCFMPTDYKGIAELGQIAGVGMLVAFVSSITVLPAMLKLLNPPGEMEPVGYAFLAPLDHFLEKHRVLVVGGTLLLALAGLPLLYFMKFDFNPMNLRNPHAESIATFLDLRKDPNTGANAINVMTTSEEQARQVEAKLEKVPEVLRVMSLDSFVPQDQPPKLKLLAQGAKVLNPALNPDQIDAAPSDQENVEALKSSVDNLRRTAGDAKGPGAVTSRRLADALEKLANSDEATRNKAQDVFVTPMKIVFDQLRNALQAEPVTLKSLPPDLVSGWKSKDGIIRVEALPKGDPNDNDTLRKFAAAVLAAEPTAIGGPVSILKSGDTVVKAFIHAGIYALLVIGLLLWITLRRFVDVLMTLVPLLVAGAVTLEICVLIGLPLNFANIVAFPLLLGVGVAFKIYYVVAWRSGRTNLLQTSLTRAIFFSALTTATAFGSLWLSSHPGTSSMGKLLALSLVTTLAAVLLFQPALMGKPRNLRE; via the coding sequence GTGCTGCAAAGCGTAGTCGTTGCCATTGTCAGGGCCTGCACCCGGTTTGCCACCCTCGTCGTCGTTCTCGGGCTCCTGCTGGCGGTGGGAGCGGGCTATTATGCTGCGCGCCATTTCGCCATCAACACCGACATCAATTCGCTGATTTCTCAAAATCTCGACTGGCGCAAGCGTGACCAGCAATTCGACAAAGCGTTCGATCAAAACGAAACGATCCTCGCTGTGGTCGAGGCCCGCACGCCGGAAATGACGAGCGCCGCGGCAGACGCACTCTATGCCAGGCTGAAGGACGACAAGACCAACTTCCAGTCGATGCAGCAACTCGGCAGCGGCGAGTTCTTCGAGAAGAACGGACTGTTGTTTCTGCCGACGGAAGAAGTCGGCAAGATCACCGGCCAGTTCGAATCCGCAGCACCCCTGATCGAGATCATGGCTGGCGATCCCTCGATCCGGGGCCTCACCGGCGCGCTGGAGACGGGACTTGCCGGCGTCAAGCGCGGGCAGGTCAAGCTCGACAACACCGAGCGTCCGTTCAACCTGATCGCGCAGACGGTCGAGACCGTGCTCAACAAGGGCAATGCGAGCTTCTCCTGGCGCGAGCTCGTCAGCGACGAGCCGCTGAAGGATTCGGACAAGCGCGCTTTCATCGAGTTCAAGCCAATCCTCGACTACAACGCGTTGGAGCCTGGCAAGGATGCCACCGACGCGATCCGCAAAGCCGCGGCCGATCTCGATTTTCCCACCAAGTACCAGGCGCGGGTGCGACTGACCGGCCCGGTCCCGATCGCCAACGAGGAATACGCGACCGTGCAGGAAGGCGCCGTCGTCAACGGCATCGGCACTGTCCTGGTCGTGCTGCTCATCCTGTGGCTGGCGCTGCATTCGGCGAAGATCATCTTCGCGGTGTTCATCAATCTCTTCGTCGGGCTTGCGATCACGACCGCTGCGGGACTGATGATGGTCGGCTCGTTCAACCTGCTGTCGATCGCGTTCGCCGTGCTTTTCGTCGGCCTCGGCGTCGATTTCGGCATCCAGTACAGCGTTCGCTATCGCTCCGAGCGCTACAAGCACAACGATCTCTCGGGGGCGCTGGTGCTGGCAGCCAAGCGTTCGGCCGTGCCGTTGTCGCTCGCGGCGATGGCGACAGCCGCCGGCTTCCTCTGTTTCATGCCGACCGACTACAAGGGTATCGCGGAGCTCGGCCAGATCGCCGGTGTCGGCATGCTGGTGGCGTTCGTCTCCTCGATCACCGTCTTGCCGGCAATGCTGAAGCTGCTGAACCCGCCCGGCGAGATGGAGCCGGTCGGCTACGCCTTCCTGGCGCCGCTCGACCATTTCCTGGAGAAACACCGTGTGCTGGTCGTCGGCGGCACGTTGCTGCTGGCGCTCGCCGGACTGCCGCTGCTCTACTTCATGAAGTTCGACTTCAATCCGATGAATCTGCGTAACCCGCACGCTGAATCCATCGCGACCTTCCTCGACCTGCGCAAGGATCCCAACACCGGTGCCAATGCGATCAACGTGATGACGACGTCGGAGGAGCAGGCGAGGCAGGTCGAGGCGAAGCTGGAGAAGGTGCCCGAGGTGCTGCGGGTGATGTCCCTCGACAGCTTCGTGCCGCAGGATCAGCCGCCGAAGCTGAAGCTGCTCGCGCAGGGCGCCAAGGTGCTGAACCCCGCGCTCAATCCCGACCAGATCGACGCGGCGCCGTCGGACCAGGAAAACGTCGAGGCGCTGAAATCCTCGGTCGACAATCTGCGCCGGACCGCGGGTGATGCGAAGGGACCGGGTGCGGTCACCTCGCGTCGGCTGGCGGACGCGCTCGAGAAGCTCGCGAATTCCGACGAGGCCACGCGCAACAAGGCGCAAGACGTATTCGTCACGCCGATGAAGATCGTCTTCGACCAGCTCAGGAATGCGTTGCAGGCCGAGCCGGTGACGTTGAAGTCACTGCCGCCCGATCTCGTCAGTGGCTGGAAGAGCAAGGACGGCATCATCCGCGTCGAGGCGTTGCCGAAGGGCGATCCCAACGACAACGACACGCTGCGCAAATTTGCAGCGGCCGTGCTCGCGGCCGAGCCGACCGCCATCGGCGGGCCGGTCTCGATCCTGAAATCGGGTGACACCGTGGTGAAGGCGTTCATCCATGCCGGCATCTATGCGCTGCTGGTGATCGGCCTGCTGTTGTGGATCACGCTCCGGCGGTTCGTCGACGTGCTGATGACGCTGGTGCCGCTGCTGGTGGCCGGCGCGGTGACGCTCGAGATCTGCGTGTTGATCGGCCTGCCGCTCAACTTCGCCAACATCGTCGCATTCCCGCTGCTGCTCGGCGTCGGCGTCGCTTTCAAGATCTATTATGTCGTGGCCTGGCGCTCGGGCAGGACGAACCTGCTGCAGACCAGCCTGACACGCGCGATTTTCTTCAGCGCGCTGACGACGGCAACCGCGTTCGGCAGCCTGTGGCTGTCGAGCCATCCCGGCACGTCCAGCATGGGCAAGCTGCTCGCCCTCTCGCTGGTGACGACGCTTGCCGCAGTGCTGCTGTTCCAGCCGGCCCTAATGGGCAAACCCCGCAATCTCAGGGAGTAG
- a CDS encoding anti-sigma factor: MTCDEATILLHALLDNELDAGHAREVEAHIASCPACAADLASQRETQRVLAETSLRYTAPASLRARIEASLPEPQRQQPTRRSVLRGFAMGSAVSALAASGVVAVVLRQDDQQRILSEVVSAHLRSLQAGHLTDVISTDQHTVKPWFNGKLDVAPPVIDLTAQGFTLVGGRLDYIDARAIGAVVYKRRQHVINLFVSQTSNADYRAPKTETMQGFNCRRWGNRGLNFWAVSDLGADELAEFVAKFEAAMKANVEG; the protein is encoded by the coding sequence ATGACCTGCGACGAAGCAACAATCCTGCTTCACGCGCTGCTCGACAACGAGCTCGACGCCGGCCATGCGCGCGAGGTCGAAGCCCATATCGCGAGCTGCCCGGCCTGCGCCGCCGACCTCGCGTCACAACGCGAAACGCAGCGCGTGCTCGCCGAGACCAGTTTGCGCTACACCGCACCGGCCAGCCTGCGCGCACGCATCGAAGCCTCGCTGCCTGAGCCGCAGCGCCAGCAGCCGACCCGCCGCTCCGTGTTGCGCGGCTTTGCGATGGGCTCGGCGGTCTCCGCGCTCGCCGCCTCCGGCGTCGTCGCCGTGGTGCTGCGTCAGGACGACCAGCAGCGCATCCTGTCGGAGGTCGTCTCCGCGCATCTGCGCTCGCTCCAGGCCGGCCATCTCACCGACGTGATCTCGACCGATCAGCACACGGTCAAACCTTGGTTCAACGGCAAGCTCGACGTCGCCCCGCCCGTGATCGACCTCACTGCGCAGGGTTTTACGCTGGTCGGCGGCCGGCTCGACTACATCGACGCCCGCGCCATCGGCGCCGTCGTCTACAAGCGTCGGCAGCACGTCATCAACCTGTTCGTGTCGCAGACATCGAACGCGGATTATCGCGCGCCGAAGACCGAGACCATGCAGGGCTTCAACTGCCGCCGCTGGGGCAATCGCGGTCTGAACTTCTGGGCCGTCAGCGATCTCGGCGCCGACGAGCTCGCCGAGTTCGTCGCGAAGTTCGAGGCGGCAATGAAGGCGAATGTGGAGGGCTAG
- the hpnO gene encoding aminobacteriohopanetriol synthase HpnO, translating to MHSPNPDMSQLFADRQAQRSALHNRHLNEQFVRVLKTIGYDVGFQKGQGQYLYDRDGARYLDLLSGFGVFAIGRNHPVMREALKSVLDADLPNLVQFDVSVLAGVLAERLLKYVPYLDKAFFANSGAECVEAAIKFARGATGRPGIVYCAHGYHGLTYGALSLTGDSNFRTGFEPLLPGCTPIPFNDLAALEKALASREVAAFVVEPIQGKGVNMPTDEFLPGAAALCKKYGTLFVADEIQTGMGRTGRFLAVEHWNVEPDMVLLSKSLSGGHVPVGAVLTRKSIFDKIFNQMDRAVVHGSTFSKNDLAMAAGIATLDVMESEKLIESAAKRGAELRLALTRMVPGYELMKEVRGKGLMIGVEFGPPKSLRLRASWNVLETANKGLFCQLITVPLFKDHKILTQVAGHGSHTIKLLPPLTITEEDCSWIEKAFDDVIAGSHKVPGAIWSLGKTLVDNAVRRSA from the coding sequence ATGCACAGCCCAAATCCAGACATGTCTCAGCTATTCGCGGACCGTCAGGCCCAGCGCAGCGCCCTGCATAATCGGCATCTGAACGAGCAGTTCGTTCGGGTTCTCAAGACCATCGGCTACGATGTCGGTTTCCAGAAGGGGCAGGGGCAGTACCTCTACGACCGCGACGGCGCGCGCTATCTCGACCTCTTGTCCGGCTTTGGCGTGTTTGCGATCGGGCGCAATCATCCCGTCATGCGCGAGGCGCTCAAGAGCGTGCTCGATGCCGACCTGCCCAACCTCGTCCAGTTCGACGTCTCGGTGCTCGCCGGCGTGCTGGCCGAGCGCCTCCTGAAATATGTTCCCTATCTCGACAAGGCGTTTTTCGCCAATTCCGGCGCCGAATGCGTCGAAGCCGCGATCAAGTTCGCGCGCGGTGCCACCGGCCGTCCCGGTATCGTCTATTGCGCCCACGGCTATCACGGCCTGACCTATGGCGCGCTGTCGCTCACGGGTGATTCGAACTTCCGCACCGGTTTCGAGCCGTTGCTGCCGGGCTGCACCCCGATCCCGTTCAACGATCTGGCCGCGCTGGAAAAGGCGCTGGCCTCGCGCGAGGTCGCGGCATTCGTCGTCGAGCCGATCCAGGGCAAGGGCGTCAACATGCCCACCGACGAGTTCCTGCCCGGCGCGGCTGCGCTCTGCAAGAAATACGGCACGCTGTTCGTCGCCGACGAGATCCAGACCGGCATGGGCCGCACAGGCCGCTTCCTTGCGGTCGAGCACTGGAACGTCGAGCCCGACATGGTGCTGCTGTCGAAGTCGCTGTCGGGCGGCCACGTGCCTGTTGGCGCGGTGCTGACGCGCAAGAGCATCTTCGACAAGATCTTCAACCAGATGGACCGCGCGGTGGTGCACGGCTCCACCTTCTCCAAGAACGACCTCGCGATGGCCGCGGGCATCGCCACGCTCGACGTCATGGAGTCCGAGAAGCTGATCGAGTCCGCCGCCAAGCGCGGCGCCGAGCTGCGCCTGGCGCTGACGCGCATGGTTCCCGGCTACGAGCTGATGAAGGAAGTGCGCGGCAAGGGCCTCATGATCGGCGTCGAGTTCGGCCCGCCGAAGTCGCTGCGCCTTCGCGCCTCCTGGAACGTGCTGGAGACCGCCAACAAGGGCCTGTTCTGCCAGCTCATCACCGTGCCGCTGTTCAAGGATCACAAGATCCTGACCCAGGTCGCCGGCCACGGCAGTCACACCATCAAGCTGCTGCCGCCGCTTACCATCACCGAAGAAGACTGCAGCTGGATCGAGAAGGCGTTCGACGACGTCATCGCCGGCAGCCACAAGGTCCCCGGCGCGATCTGGTCGCTCGGCAAGACCCTGGTAGACAACGCGGTGCGACGGTCGGCGTAG
- a CDS encoding sigma-70 family RNA polymerase sigma factor, with translation MPATDDLQKAQRFREAALPYLDDVYTLARYLLRDASDAEDAVQECYLRALKHFDSYRGPAMKPWLLAILRNVCNAEYARRAHSHSAIEDLPGAAEQTPIWQETGTSPETEVLRSRDAGAIRKLIDTLAEPFKETFVLREINNLSYREIAEAVGAPVGTVMSRLARARAMLRAAWTAEEEQAK, from the coding sequence ATGCCGGCCACCGACGATTTACAGAAGGCGCAGCGCTTCCGGGAGGCCGCTCTGCCCTATCTCGACGACGTCTACACGCTCGCGCGCTATCTCTTGCGCGATGCCTCCGACGCCGAGGATGCGGTGCAGGAATGCTATCTGCGCGCACTGAAGCACTTCGACAGCTATCGCGGACCGGCGATGAAGCCCTGGCTGCTTGCCATCCTGCGCAACGTCTGCAACGCAGAATATGCCCGGCGCGCGCATTCGCACAGCGCGATCGAGGATCTTCCCGGCGCCGCCGAGCAGACGCCGATCTGGCAGGAGACTGGCACGAGCCCGGAGACCGAAGTGCTGCGCAGCCGCGATGCCGGCGCGATCCGCAAGCTGATCGATACGCTCGCCGAACCGTTCAAGGAGACCTTCGTGCTGCGGGAGATCAACAACCTGTCCTATCGTGAGATCGCCGAGGCCGTCGGCGCCCCCGTCGGCACCGTGATGTCCCGCCTCGCCCGCGCCCGCGCCATGCTGCGCGCGGCCTGGACGGCGGAAGAGGAGCAAGCGAAATGA
- a CDS encoding cupredoxin family copper-binding protein has protein sequence MKKLNRRDFSVEFGLALAAAILLPATKARAADDTEVHIDNFVFQPTELKIKVGTTVTWTNRDDIPHTIVSAGKFRSKTLDTDDRFSFTFTNAGDYKYFCSLHPHMTGMIKVE, from the coding sequence ATGAAGAAACTCAATCGCCGCGACTTCAGTGTCGAGTTCGGTCTCGCTTTGGCCGCGGCCATCCTGTTGCCCGCAACAAAAGCCCGCGCTGCCGACGACACGGAGGTCCATATCGACAACTTCGTTTTCCAGCCGACCGAGCTCAAGATCAAGGTCGGCACCACCGTGACCTGGACCAACCGGGACGACATCCCGCACACGATCGTCTCGGCCGGCAAGTTCAGGTCCAAGACCCTGGACACCGACGACAGGTTCTCCTTCACCTTCACCAATGCGGGCGACTACAAGTATTTTTGTTCGTTGCACCCGCACATGACGGGGATGATCAAGGTTGAGTAA